aggaacatgaatatatgatttttactaaattccataacaaatttcgtggttaaatatcgtttttatcaaaaacctaggtcttCCTCTAAACCCTTGTTTTTCGCTAATTTCCacatgttaatctacccataatataaGTATTAAACTCATAATAGGTAGAAATTATATACCTCCAAAAGCTAGGTGGGAATCCCTCTCTAGAATCTCCAATAATCGCCCAAAGAGTAAGAGAAAATGAGTGAAATGGCTTAAGTATCGTATTAAGTGAACCTCACTGCCCCTgcaattttcgcacctgcggtgcattGGCCGCACCTACATATTCGCTTCTGCGAACCagatttttgcttctgcggaatTGGCTGGGCCggctggggccgcatctgcgaaagGGCTCCCGCTTCTGCGTAGaaagagccgcatctgcggaacctggCTGGCCATCCTTGGATCGCATCTGTGGGGgcttggctcgcacctgcgagctcgcatctgtggCTGGCCAACCGCAGGTGCAGTTATGACAGATCTAGAGCACTCAACTGCAGTTCCAAATTCTCAACTTAGTCCGAGCCTCGCCCGATTGGCACTCGGGGTCCCCCGGGGCCCCGCctgaacatatcaacaagtttggaatcacaaaacggactcactcgaactcacggaacgccagaaacaacattaaaactaagaatcacaccctaaaaccaattgaatcaaacttaagaacttcatgatcttcaatttacttccaatgcgccgaaacatacttatactactcggaatgacaccaaaatttgcaTGCAAGGCTTAAATGACACTACGGAACTATTCTCGGCTCagaattccgtttggacctcgatatcaccaaaacccgctccaaaccaaattttaaaggaTTTCTAacaccttcaagaaccaactttcactattgggtgccaaaacgctcccggatcatccaaaaccagATCTGAACATActcccatgtccaaaatcatcatacgaacctattgaaaccgtcaaatcctgattccgagatcgtttactcaaaatgttgaccgaagtcaaacttggccttttaagccatccttaaagaaccaagtgttccgatttgaacccaaactcttccaaatcccgaaccaaccatccctaaaagccataaatcagtaaaagaaagaatagaaagtcttatttagggggacgaggttctagaaagcaaaacgaccgatcgggtcgttacatgtagTACCATGTGTTCGCAAAAAGATGAGGCTGGATGCACTCTAGGACtctactagggaatgttgtaccatatgttggcaataaaatgaggtgCGTGGCActttgggatgctactagggaatggaATACCCTATGTTGtcaataagaaatgcaaccaggggatgtagtaccttgTTTCATCAATAAGGTAAGGCTCTTGGCTCTCTAAGAttctactagggaatgttgtactCTATGTAGGCAATAACATGAGGCTCGAGGCACTCTGAGATACAACTAaagaatgtcgtaccctatgttagcaataagaaatgcaaccaggggatgtagcaCCCTGTGTTGGCAacaaggtgaggctcttggctctctaagattctactagggaatgttgtaccctatgtaGGAAGAAAGTAATGcatccaggggatgtagtaccctgtgttgataATAATAGGAGGTATTGTGGCACTCTAAGATACtattagggaatgtcgtaccctatgttggcagaacatgaggctcgaggcactctaagatgctactagggaatgtcgtaccctatgttagcaataaAATACAACTAGGGAATGTAGTACCCTGTATTGGATATAGGGTATTGATTCCCtataataaaactaaaaataacatgattacatgtatattggGAAAAAAACAAGGATTTGAGGacttcacttggtggtgttcgTCTTTTCACGAACTATTTCCTAAAATTGTTCTGTTCTTGTTCTGAACAAAAACAAATCattagttttaaaatggtggtcagtttgtggccttgattatttCAGTCTCTTGATCTCGGCTTATCTTCTTTAATGATTCCAATTGCAACTGGTTATTTCCTAAATACCAACAGTATTTTCGACCCcggagaacctttggctttttcaaacttttccatgacggttggtcgcgtgggacttaacctttttaaactttattttgcctttgtgggcatctcacttttgacttctttcttccaaaattttcaatttcggaGTATTGGGGAacttttggcttttcaaactttgtcAATGACTGTTAGTCGTGTAGTGCTTTATTCAGCTTTATTTCGCCTTTGCTGGCGCttcaattttattttcttcttccaaAGTTTTCAATTTAAAAGCCTCGTCCAATCATGGCCAGTTGGGGTCTACTTGATGCCTTTATCGAGGCTTGGCGTCTATTGAATATATCAGCTCTCATCAAACGAGAACCCTATAAATCGGTCTTGTTgtcttttctttgccttattttttGAACAAAGTTAGACCAAAAGGGAttgaaagaaaaacaaacaatggaatagagaatgagtttaaaacaagaggtgtccctttcggggaactgaaagaaggacttatctgggagtacatgcggacttcagtgaacatgacatgccttatGGACTAGATGCCTGGacgcctgatctgtgtaaactgtcCGACTCTTAGAAACTCATCACAACTTTTAACTTAAAACCGAGAAATCTTGCTCAGGACCATGTTGATGTCATGGCTGTgtggatcctcttttcgatcaacaGTGTCCTTTGCGGATTTTCActagctgacctctctcatttctcttctcgccatcgccttatagtgtcctttgcgggttttcactaataagactctctcatttttattttctctactcATCATCGCCCTacagtgcccatgagggttttcaccaataggactttctcattttatttctctcatttggttgtatTCGATCCAAGTAAttatatcctccaattcttgaataTTCTcgccgattgatcggaaggacttgaaaggatttgggtaaaaataatttagattgaattacaactttggaacctttcgggAGAAACCATCGCCGAACTATTGTAACATCTGCCCTAGCTTTCACTTTTGGGGTaatgtggatttttgttttggtgtaacCGAACCCCAGATtgaggctgcctacatatcctttcagaatcaggtcggacgtagttcaattaacatgaacttgttttggactttttttttcttatttcttttttcttttcttttctttttttctttttatcatttttcattttctttcaatccctttcttttctttttgtttctcattacatacaaggttccaaagagggtggcCAAGGAAAAAGTATCTGGCTCAAAGGGTTAGCAAAGGGTTAATAGTATTTGGGTAGTGAGAATGAAAGCCTTTGTCATCCCAATTAAATAGCATTAAAGCTGCttaaagggtcaaacatagtaccttttgaccgcATTTGCATTCACAGTTGTATCAGGAACATTTCCTTCAATGTCTCCCAAATATAGTACTCCATTTGCCATCactcttgttacaatgtatggaccttctAATTCGGGGCAAATTTTTCTTTAGCTTCCTCGTGATGCGGAAGAATACGCCTCAGAACGAGTTGCCCTACTTCAAATTTCTGGGGCCGCACTTTCTTAttgtaggcacgggccattctttgttgctACAACTACCTGTGAAAAACTGTAGCCAATCACTTTTCATCAACCAAATTCAATTGCTTCAATCGGGTCTTGacccaatcttcatcctcgaaCTCGGTTTCAACAATCATCCGAAGAGAGAGAATTTTAACTTCTACTGATATCACggcttcagttccataaaccaatTAAGTAAGGGAGGTTTTCGTTTGGACTTGGTTTAGGCTTGTTGTCCTAATTCTCTATTaattttcttacaagccttatCTTCGGCACATtctactacttgattcattatttcaaggtCTGCCAGCGTTTTAGGATCTGAGAATGAAgttcgcaagcatgtcatgttattaaaatatGCATTTAATAGAACTAAAAAGAAagtaagaaaagtgacaagagtaagaaaagagacattcatgaatgatgaaatattaatttcatttatttgaattagttttttttgttaaaaaaaagatagaagggtttacatcagaaattATGACAATAGAGTAAAAACATTCgaattacaccctgaaataactcaaaatgcagaaaagacagcaagaccggctaccgagactcccgtccGATAGGAAACTTTTCAAGTTTGGCGACCGCTTTTTGTAATGACCCAGTCAgttattttgagagttgtagcctcattcccctatttactgctcattctgtactttatagctgttatgtcaCTTGACGGGGTAGTCAGTTCGGGTCTGGTAAGGTtctggaatgaattggaacacttagttctaaggtttaaaacttaagttcaaatagttgaccggatgtcgacttatgtgtaaacaaccctggaatagagttttgattattccaatagctatgtatggtgatcttggacttaggagcgtgtccggaaaattatttgaaagtccgtagttaaattaggcttgaaatggctaaaataaaaatttaagcttggaagtttaaccggggagttaaatttttgatatcggggtcagaatctgattctgaatatttgaataggtccgttatgtcatttatgacttgtgtgcaaaatttgaggtcaattggacttgatttgataggcttcggcatcgaatgtagaagttagaatttctaagtttcattaagcttgaattggagcatgattcatggttttagcattgtttgatgtgatatgaggtttcgactaagtttgtatgatgttttaggacttgttggtatatttggttgaggtcccgggaggcctcgggtgagtttcggatggttaacggatcgaaatttggacttagaacaaagctggaaACTTTCTGTCATCTGATGCAATCATACCTGCGAAATTTGGCTCGAAGATGCGAGCTTGCAAAAGCGAgcctggcatcgcagaagcggatgaggcatcacagaagcgcgaccgcagaagcgacgcaatggtcgcagatgcggcctgggcTAAGGGGGtcttggaccgcagaagcggccgcTTCattgcagaagcgagtccgcaaaaTTGAAGGTTGTCGCAGAAGCGGGATATTTACCACAAAAgcagaaccgcagatgcggttaaaaaATTCCACAGAAGCGAAACctctgggcagtgtacaaaaacagagggtttcgagtttttgtcatttttagacatttccaacacggttttggggcgattttcggAGAGAATGCACGGAacacttgaggtaagtcacttgtgatcattgttagtcaataatattggattatcattgagtattttgactagattacatgtttttgaggtgacaTTAgcggatttgggcctagggatttcaaaattagaatttgggatttggaagtcgagttgatgtcggaatttggtaaatttggtttggttggactcgtggtcgaatgggcgttcatattttgtaacttttgttgggtttcgagacgtgggcccactggcaatttttaagttaaatttcgggtttttattgaaaaatctgtattttcatatagaataaattcctataatttatattaactgaatcgaattaattgttactagattcaagccgatcggagtcggaaaatcaagggaaaggcattcttattgactaATTGAGCTTGGCTTGAcgcaagtgacttgtctaactttgtgtgggggaaatccccttaggatttggtaataTTGTAACACTTTGTGacatgtgagcgccgtgtatacgaggtgacgagtgcgtacacggactaattgtgaaaattttgattcttgctgagttgtcttcttttaaattccttaactgagttgccttagcatatgtagtgatcatgttaaGCCTAGTATCgtatgtctacgtgccttaactcttacttgcaatttgtgcaacatgcttagttgaactacctgcttcccttgatttgaagtaaatctttaactgtaataTTCTTGCTTTAAATTCGTTGTTCTTtcggttatctgctgcatatttactttgggactacgaggcgtttacttgggagatccccctgtactgcatatttacttttgggactacgaggcagttcctcgggagatccccctgtactgcatatttacttttcgGACAATGAGGCGGTTCCTCTGGAGATCCCccaatactgcatatttacttttgggactacgaggtggttcctcgagagatccccctgtactgcacatttacttttgggactacgaggcggttcctcggaagatccccctgcactgcatatttacttttgggactacgaggaggtacctcgggagcgccccggttatttacctctatttgctgtgttgttcacttctcagtcattttgttatattattatatcctctgtcttacatttctattatttccagtagggcctgacctgatctcgtcactactctaccgaggttaggcttggcacttactggataccgctgtggtgtactcatactatgcttctgcacatctttttatgcagatccaggtacttcttaccggcccagatatcagtgagctacctatgtgcagagacttcaaggtacatctgccagcgtccgcagactttgaagtccccctctatccttatcatgttgttttccttattttagtagactctgatgtataaagatatttgtatttctcttagaagcttgtgacttatttctactggatTTTGAGAGATTGTAGTTCTTTGACTTGTAGTTTTCATTTATTACAACTAATGAGGTTTGAGTTTCATActtttattatgttattccgcaatttgttaggcttacctagtcttagagactaggtgccatcacgacatcctatggagggtgAATTGGGATCATGACACTTTTAGATTTTTCTTCTGTCATGACCATGACTACAATGGATTTCAGTGCTGGATCAAATTCCttgtcatcacaaatcattccaacGATTAGCACTTTATTGTGAGTAGGCAAAAGATTGGTCGTCACAGTAGGGGCTCCTCTTCTTCCCTAAGAACTATTGCCTTGACCTTAATGAGATCCTCCACTactcttttgagagtccaacagTGCTCGGTATCATGTCCCAATTCTCCAgagtgatattcacatctagcattagctaGGTGCGAGGGGGACTTGtggtttggccggttcggggccactggctgcagcagacctagccttgttagcttttggaacaaactttaatatgattcaccaataagggtgaactgattccttctgggAGGCTCTCTCGGGTGAGGATTgcattggaaaatattttttcggGGGactatatggagcttggtagggacgggcatttctgagaggtggagctcggttttgtggGTAGTTTTGTGGTCGGGTGTATGATTGTGGATTCATCACCGTATAGTGTGTCGGGGCCACGACATATGCAGCATCATGGTGCGAGTAATAGTGTTTGCGGTCTTCTGGGTGGCATATATGATTGGTAAAATGACATGCGGGCCCCCCTCGAGCACGAatccatcatggctccctctctctctcttgttTCTATTTCCGAAACCGCCGGACCcgctttgaattgcttgtgtAGTCACTTTAAGGGCTGCCTAACTCACCGActtcatgccattctcaactatttctCCAATCTTAATCGCCTCAGCAAAAGGTTTGCCAATGGCGGCCAGCATGTAATGAACGTAATCAGGATCTTCAGattggagaaaatagtcaatcatttctgcctctttcattggtggtttgaccctagcagcctgctccctccacttgattgcatttTCTCTGAAGCTTTCTGTCGGTTTCCTCTTTATGTTGACAAGAGAGGAGCGGTCTGGCACTATATCAACATTGTACCAAAATGGTTGGACAAAATCTTGATCCATGTCATTCCAAACATACCAGTGAGACATGTCTTGATATATGAACCACTCTAAATCAATTCCTGTCAAACTTTCACCAAAATAGGCCATGAGCAATTCTTCTTTGCCCCCCGCTCCCCTCAattggttacaatacctcttcaGATGGGCCACAGAAACACCATGCACATGGTACTTATCAAACTTGGGGGTTTTGTAGGGGTGAATCAccagtttaaaccacaaaccaaccatcTTTGTTTAACTTTATCTTTTATGACAAACAATAAACGtgttagagttaggcattttACATATATTAGCCACATATTGTATGTCATGCACCTAATGCCATTTTTATTTCTAAAATAAGCTTAGAAGGCTTCAAGCTTCATCTTGGCTTATTGGTTTATTTTATCTTGACTTTAACACtctcttttcttattcttttttattttgtcaatcattttgctcatttcatttttttttactcTTTTGTGGTTTAAAAGAATTTTGATCGAACCCGTTGGAGGTTGCCTAGGTATTATGTtgaacatgaatcagatcattacgtaatTCAGAAAGataaggaataaagtaaataaactaactcttttttttactttttaaaaaaactcTAATCGTAAAAGctcctaacaaggaaaatatttttggattttatattttttttcttggaAATGTTTGAAATAAAGGCTtctaaacaagaaagaaaatatttttggatttcgatttgttttaaaacttctaaagaagaaagaaaatatttttgaatttttaaatttgatatctCCAAGAATaaattctaaagaaggaattaaaggaaaatatttttggatttttaaaaattgagGGCCGGAACCgaatgaggtttgcctacgtatctcacttccagtgagaatcagacccgcgtagttcggtaaaTATTTCAGGAATGGGATGACATTTTTTGAAAAAATTCAAGCTTATTTTGTAATAATTGTTTTTTAGGAAACGTTTGACAAGGTTTTcccttaatttttatatttttatttttatttttttagaaacCAGTCAACATGCACAAACTAAATCAAacataatgcacaagtagcacataagatgcatcaggatggtcttgtaattctcgggtacacctgtcctagacggacccaacccttgtgttgagtccccaaagtcatgCAAATGATGCAAACAAATGTTTCTattagggatccggcatgaggctatgttattctaggtttaaatcctaggggagtgttttagacctAGCGTACCCAAGTGGACAGATCGAGCTGAGGTGGGGGCaatgtaccgggagcacgaaagtctactcGGCCTAATTACTAACCCAGCCTCGTTCTAATTGGTATgacttctaacagaaaagtgggccacatgcacgtgtgcaccataaatttagaagactcagaagggaggagtaagaagacaatttaatacagttcaaataatatcaaagcggtaaataagcgacaattagcacattaggcccacaaacacaATAATATCATACAATCAATTAAGCCAAGTATAAATTACATTATAAGCTCGAactctgaaccctgaaccagaagttctgggttcttatccccagcagagtcgccagagctgtcacacctctttttctCCCGACGAATGGGCcaaaggagtttttccaattaaagtgacattatttgaaaagggattatttatttaattttaagaGTCTCCAATTGAAATTATTTATTACGATGTTCCAAGTCACCAATTGTTCTAAATTACAATTCAAGAAACTTTGACTCTATTTAAGTCTGcgaaacacagaagaccgggtaagaaattctgttaacccgggagaaggtgtgaggcactcccgagtttcgtggttttagcacagtCACTTTTAAAATCAAACTTGGCTTAATTAACTGATTATTATATATTTTGGGACCTGCGCATattttaccttttaccgcttttaattacttgattattAAATTATGAAATTCTGTGTATCCATTTTGTTTGAGTGTCAAATATTATGTCACACAtatgtgtacacaattaataacacttagTTATTGTCAAGATTGATTGGTTTGCCAAAGTCACGCGAACACATACTTTGCCTTTAATTTGagaaatcataattatgtcacgcgaacgtgtacataatcacgataattgatTAGTTAAGAGCACGCCTAAAACATGCTATCATATTCATGATTGTTAATTTCCTAAATTTGGGATTATTGTAGAACATCAGTTATGGACTTATTGTGGAGAAAGGGTAAGACTTTAGCTAATAAGATTTAAATTAATTATGTACAAATCACTATCCAAAGATAAGACAAAAACTACAATTAATTCTTATAACTAGTTGGGCAACCCATTTAACCTTGAATTAAAAATATGACTATCCCTTAATCATCTAAGTTTCAGTACATGAAGCTAAATAATATGGAGTTGTACTCCGTTATTGGATTTAATAATTCAAAATGTTCATCCATTCAAAAGCAAATATGAAATTAATATTACCCATCAATACGTAATTTTCCAATAAGCGCAAAAATAATATCGATTAAGATATAGCTAAAAGTAATAAGATCAGTACCTCCATATTTCAATACCAAACGTGAA
This sequence is a window from Nicotiana tomentosiformis chromosome 5, ASM39032v3, whole genome shotgun sequence. Protein-coding genes within it:
- the LOC138892715 gene encoding uncharacterized protein; this translates as MVGLWFKLVIHPYKTPKFDKYHVHGVSVAHLKRYCNQLRGAGGKEELLMAYFGESLTGIDLEWFIYQDMSHWYVWNDMDQDFVQPFWYNVDIVPDRSSLVNIKRKPTESFRENAIKWREQAARVKPPMKEAEMIDYFLQSEDPDYVHYMLAAIGKPFAEAIKIGEIVENGMKSVS